In Musa acuminata AAA Group cultivar baxijiao chromosome BXJ2-3, Cavendish_Baxijiao_AAA, whole genome shotgun sequence, the following proteins share a genomic window:
- the LOC135585926 gene encoding filament-like plant protein yields MDRRSWLWRRKSSDKSPGETESSGSVSSEKHSGEPEALRTSSINSSPNHAQSPEVSSKDVSHEVNETIKNLNEKLSAALLNISAKEDLVKQHVKLAEEALLVWENAEKKVLFLKKQLKDSSEKNSSLEDRVVHLDAALKECIRQLRLTREEQEQKVHDAIIKKTNDWESEKTDLEIRLNELQAQLQVKAEITTSFDHELHSTIKALKEENFSLKAEIATLAQDLQIRASELEFSTRTAETASKQHLSSIKKVTKLESECRRLQAAAHKSLLANDHSLISYSHYVESVTDSQSGAGKQLLNLDIEQSCSDSWASALIMDLDQFRKEKANVRNLTNSVEIDLMDDFLEMERLVALPEGDHVSDNIERDADLEHSVSRNRSSRKEVQTIRLHIAELEEMIEKMNSEKVEMEKSFTVMNNQLKNTCDQLAAAEGQLVELQRQLKLVNEEKHVLEIEVEAAEGKKTRLGFQLESAHVESGKLHERVNLLDRKFEEEKKLSSKLKLRCQDMEATEAKRNKKELELESAYGQIAEFKGKISLLEEKLGEEKTLSTELASRCWKMDALKRKKEELECQLESANLELHKLHEKVNSFERKLEGEKAFSTELLSKCQNMEAIDAQKIELECQLTAEHLEVGNLQEKVNILEGKLEEERALSSAIAANIEATEAKRKELLVQLELAHVENGSLQEKLATLGKQIEEERAISADFSAKCHSLEHELSSKQKAAEFHLSASSNRVLLIRQEKEMELAAGKLVACQKTILSLNQQLKILANFDNFMLETAKPELNGDLMAFRGESQMPSPRFSPESLEISSTLCNCKKSDPP; encoded by the exons ATGGACCGCCGGAGTTGGCTCTGGAGGCGGAAGTCTTCAGACAAGAGCCCTGGTGAGACCGAGAGCTCGGGGTCCGTTTCTTCCGAGAAGCACTCTGGTGAACCG GAGGCACTGAGGACTTCTTCAATTAACTCTTCTCCGAACCATGCTCAGTCACCAGAGGTTTCATCAAAGGATGTTAGTCATGAGGTCaatgaaacaataaaaaatttgAATGAGAAACTATCAGCTGCTCTTCTGAACATTAGTGCTAAAGAAGATTTGGTGAAGCAGCATGTGAAACTTGCAGAAGAAGCTCTTTTGG TGTGGGAAAATGCAGAAAAGAAAGTGCTGTTTCTGAAGAAGCAGCTTAAAGATTCATCAGAAAAGAACTCATCCCTTGAAGATAGGGTTGTTCATCTTGACGCTGCCCTGAAGGAATGTATCAGGCAGCTCCGGCTAACAAGAGAAGAGCAAGAGCAGAAAGTCCATGATGCTATCATCAAGAAAACCAATGATTGGGAATCTGAAAAAACTGATCTTGAGATACGGCTTAATGAGCTACAAGCCCAACTGCAAGTTAAAGCAGAGATCACCACCTCCTTTGACCATGAGCTTCACTCAACAATTAAAGCTctcaaggaagaaaatttttctcTTAAAGCTGAAATTGCTACACTTGCTCAGGATCTCCAAATCAGAGCATCAGAATTGGAGTTCAGCACTAGAACAGCAGAAACAGCTAGTAAGCAACATTTGAGCAGCATAAAGAAAGTGACTAAGCTTGAATCTGAGTGTCGTAGGTTGCAAGCTGCAGCACATAAGTCATTGTTAGCTAATGATCACAGTCTCATTTCTTACTCTCATTATGTTGAGTCTGTCACTGATAGCCAGTCAGGTGCAGGGAAACAGTTGTTAAATCTGGATATTGAACAAAGTTGTTCAGATTCATGGGCATCAGCTCTGATCATGGACCTCGATCAATTCAGAAAGGAAAAGGCTAATGTGAGAAATCTCACCAATTCTGTAGAAATTGACCTAATGGATGACTTCCTTGAGATGGAAAGACTTGTTGCCTTGCCTGAGGGTGACCATGTAAGTGATAACATTGAGCGTGATGCTGATTTGGAACATAGTGTGAGCAGAAACAGGTCTTCAAGAAAAGAAGTTCAGACTATCCGTCTGCATATTGCTGAGTTAGAAGAGATGATTGAAAAGATGAATTCTGAGAAAGTTGAAATGGAAAAGTCTTTTACTGTAATGAACAATCAGCTGAAGAATACATGTGATCAGCTGGCAGCAGCTGAAGGTCAGTTGGTTGAGTTGCAAAGGCAGCTCAAATTGGTTAATGAGGAAAAGCATGTTCTTGAGATAGAAGTAGAAGCAGCAGAGGGAAAGAAAACTAGACTGGGATTTCAGCTTGAATCAGCACATGTAGAAAGTGGAAAGTTGCATGAGAGAGTGAACTTATTAGATAGGAAAtttgaggaagagaagaagttgtCTTCTAAATTGAAATTAAGGTGCCAAGATATGGAAGCAACAGAAGCTAAGAGGAACAAGAAGGAACTGGAGCTTGAATCAGCATATGGTCAAATTGCAGAGTTTAAGGGCAAAATTAGTTTGCTAGAAGAAAAACTTGGAGAAGAGAAAACTTTGTCCACAGAACTGGCATCTAGGTGTTGGAAGATGGATGCGCTGAAGCGAAAGAAAGAAGAATTAGAGTGTCAGCTTGAGTCAGCAAATTTGGAACTTCACAAGCTACATGAGAAGGTTAATTCATTTGAAAGGAAGCTGGAGGGGGAAAAGGCATTTTCAACAGAACTTTTATCCAAATGTCAAAATATGGAAGCTATCGATGCACAAAAAATCGAACTGGAGTGTCAACTTACTGCTGAACATTTGGAAGTAGGAAATTTACAGGAGAAGGTTAATATACTGGAAGGGAAACTTGAGGAAGAGAGAGCATTGTCCTCAGCAATTGCGGCAAATATAGAGGCCACAGAGGCAAAGAGAAAGGAATTGTTGGTGCAACTTGAGTTGGCACATGTAGAAAATGGGAGCCTCCAGGAGAAGTTGGCcacattaggaaaacaaattgaaGAGGAGAGGGCAATATCCGCAGACTTTTCTGCAAAGTGTCATAGCTTGGAGCATGAACTTTCTAGCAAGCAGAAAGCAGCTGAATTCCATTTATCTGCAAGCTCAAACAGAGTGTTGCTGATTCGACAG GAGAAAGAGATGGAGCTGGCTGCTGGGAAGCTTGTGGCGTGCCAAAAAACGATACTCTCTCTTAACCAACAGTTAAAAATATTAGCAAATTTTGACAATTTCATGCTTGAAACAGCAAAACCAGAGTTAAATGGAGATCTAATGGCTTTCAGAGGCGAATCTCAGATGCCAAGTCCTCGCTTTTCTCCAGAAAGCTTGGAAATCTCTTCAACTCTGTGCAATTGTAAAAAAAGTGATCCCCCATAG